Within Planifilum fimeticola, the genomic segment GCTGAAGACGCGGCACTGAAACCGCAGATCGGCTCTCCACCTTTTAAAAAACCATCGGCTCGGCGCCACGATCCACCCCCCTTAAGCCGAGGTGAACACATCGAAACAATCCATCAGCGACGCGTTTTCCCGTCCGATTTGCCGTCGGAGCCGCATCAGGCTCCCCCGGGCGACGCACCGTCCCTGATGGAGCAAGAGAAAGGAATCGCAGATTTTTTCCGCCGTGTCCAGAACGTGCGTGGACAGCAGGACGGCCGCCCCGCGCCTCCGCTCCTCCTCAAGCAGCTGAAGCAGCGTTTTTGTCGCCCTCGGATCCAAACCGATAAAGGGTTCGTCCACCACATAGAGGTCCGGTTGCAACAGGAAGCCCGTCACGAACATCAACTTCTGCTGCATTCCCTTGGAGAAGGCCCGGGGAAGATGGTGCATCTCCCCCCTCAGCTGAAACCGCTCCAAAAGCCCCAGAGCCCTCTCCTCAAAGGCCGCCCGCGGCATTCCCCAGACGGAAGCGGCCAGTTCGAGATGTTCCCACACGGTCAGATCCTCGTAAAAAACCGGATGTTCGGGGATATAACCGTACCGGCAGGCCTCCCGCAGATGTACCCGGCCCACCACGTGCTTCAAAAAACCCAGGATGGCTTTGATGACGGTGCTCTTCCCGGCGCCGTTGGGCCCGATCAACCCCATCATCTCCCCGGCTCGCAGGGAGAACGACACATCCCGCAGAATCTCCCGGCCTCGGCTGTAACCCGCCCGTTCCAGTTTGACCTGCAAAATCTCCATTCCGTTCCGCCCTTTCCGCCTCTCTCCCGGTGAAAGCATCTTCTAACGAGTATTTCGTCGCCGAAGGGGGCAATCCTCTTCCGGTCGCCCGGAGGCGTTGCGGAGG encodes:
- a CDS encoding ABC transporter ATP-binding protein, encoding MEILQVKLERAGYSRGREILRDVSFSLRAGEMMGLIGPNGAGKSTVIKAILGFLKHVVGRVHLREACRYGYIPEHPVFYEDLTVWEHLELAASVWGMPRAAFEERALGLLERFQLRGEMHHLPRAFSKGMQQKLMFVTGFLLQPDLYVVDEPFIGLDPRATKTLLQLLEEERRRGAAVLLSTHVLDTAEKICDSFLLLHQGRCVARGSLMRLRRQIGRENASLMDCFDVFTSA